One Phaseolus vulgaris cultivar G19833 chromosome 4, P. vulgaris v2.0, whole genome shotgun sequence DNA window includes the following coding sequences:
- the LOC137836530 gene encoding CASP-like protein 4D1, whose protein sequence is MVTKRVANSMLVLRIVALATSAATMALLVTNTYTFENGAELKYQDFNSYSLVVAIAAIACAYCIVQLPFAIYYAIRQKRLINNGFLPEFDFYGDKIISLVVGVAIGAGFAVSVELKKFIDERIKGSDDLKSTYRKLLIRGFVSCGFLLVTFLSMAFLSFFSSNHRTKKQPNPY, encoded by the exons ATGGTGACCAAACGTGTGGCTAACTCAATGCTTGTGCTGAGGATAGTTGCTCTTGCAACTTCAGCTGCAACTATGGCCTTGCTGGTTACTAACACCTACACTTTTGAAAATGGTGCAGAGTTGAAATATCAAGATTTCAATTCATACag CCTTGTGGTAGCAATTGCAGCAATTGCGTGTGCATATTGTATAGTGCAGCTTCCATTTGCCATATACTATGCAATACGACAAAAGAGGTTGATAAACAATGGATTCTTGCCGGAATTTGATTTCTATGGAGATaag ATAATTAGTCTGGTTGTGGGAGTAGCCATTGGTGCTGGTTTTGCAGTGTCTGTGGAATTAAAGAAGTTCATCGACGAACGTATTAAAGGTTCCGATGATCTGAAGTCAACATACCGGAAGCTTTTGATTCGAGGGTTCGTTTCTTGTGGTTTTCTTCTGGTGACCTTCCTCTCCATGGCTTTCCTTTCATTCTTTTCCTCCAATCATCGAACCAAAAAGCAACCCAACCCCTACTAA
- the LOC137838900 gene encoding CASP-like protein 4D1, with amino-acid sequence MVTKAVANSMLFLRIVTLAASAATVALLFTNKVKFDDGSKLRFQDFYAYRYEAVVAIIGGTYCILQLPFAIYYAVHQKRLIRDGFLPEFDFFGDKIICVLLATGVGVGFGVSLEFKKFFDDIFDSVGTSKSDPTRKTYDKFFVRGIVASAILLVACLSMITVSVISSINRNRSKGIFN; translated from the exons ATGGTGACCAAAGCAGTGGCCAACTCAATGCTTTTTCTGAGGATTGTTACTCTGGCAGCCTCAGCTGCAACTGTGGCCTTACTATTTACTAACAAAGTCAAGTTTGATGATGGATCAAAGCTCAGATTTCAAGATTTCTATGCATACAG GTATGAAGCTGTGGTTGCAATAATTGGTGGTACATATTGTATATTGCAGCTACCATTTGCCATATATTATGCAGTACACCAGAAGAGGTTGATTCGCGATGGATTCTTGCCTGAATTTGACTTCTTTGGAGACAAG ATAATTTGTGTGCTTCTGGCCACAGGAGTTGGTGTTGGTTTTGGAGTATCTTTGGAGTTTAAAAAGTTCTTTGATGACATATTTGACTCTGTGGGTACCTCAAAGAGTGACCCTACAAGGAAGACATATGACAAGTTTTTTGTTCGTGGGATTGTGGCTTCTGCTATTCTCCTTGTTGCATGCCTTTCTATGATCACTGTTTCTGTTATTTCCTCCATCAATAGAAATCGAAGCAAAGGCATTTTCAATTAA